The region GCGGCTGCCTGCTCATCAATTGACCACAATTTTCGAATGGCTGAACCGTGAATGTGATTCGCGGCCGATTCAAGCACGGCATCTTTCAGTGGGTTCAGCGGAGGGTTCGTTGCCAGACTAAGAGCCATCAACGCTTCGCCAGGGTTCTCTGTGCCTGGAACCGCCTCGAGGGCGGAGAGAACTTTGTACGTGTCCAGATACACTGGGATTTCGCTTTCGAAATCGATGAGCAGGTCGTGTTCGTTGCGGTCCTGGAACACGGTTGCTGACGAGAAGGCCAATCTTCCTCCGAGCATCCAGATGCATCGTTGTGCTACCCAGCCGCGCAAGATGTCGGTGAAGCGGAACGTGACGTTGCACGGCATGTAGAGAAACGGAAACGCTAGCTTTCTCCAGAACGTGTTTTGCGAGTTGAACGGGGCGAAAACTCCCTCGTCCATTACGATCGGTTCGCGATCCCCGAACTGCGGGTTCTCGTTCACGACGAGACGATAGATTGCGTCGACGTCTGGCTCTCCGTGCACGAGTTGCTGTTCAATCGCCACTGAAGTTTGCTGTTTTCGGCTAATTTCAAGCCGCTGACCACTTAAGACCAAATCGAGGGGGTAGCCTCGCGGCCACACAGGCGCATCAGAGAAGTGTTGATAGATATTCGCGATGCGAGGTCCTGTGACGGTCGCGTACGCCCCAGATTCAGGGCCGACCACGCCCCAGTTCGCCAAGGGTCGGTTGTCGTCGTCCGACTCAGCGATAACTTCTGGCCTCTCGGAAATCGCGTGCAGGTACCCGATGTTTTTGCGAGAATAGTGGTCGAAAGGAAGCGCGGACGCCATGTCGGGAAAGTAGCGATTTTGGGAGTCTAGGTCGAGGTATAGGACATCGTTCCTCGCTGCCCAGGAATTCGGTGTCTTTCTGTCGCCGACGATCACCGTGGACCACTCGTCGAGCGCCGCGAATGCGTCAACTGCGGGTGTCGCATCGTTGATCGTCGTGATCACGATCACCTTTTTTGCACCTGCGGTCATACTCGTACCTCCCGAGTGGATTTCGACGTGATGTGGTTCGACTGGGTCATCTTCGCACTGAGGTTGGTGGGAAGCGTTCGGCATCCGCCTCGACGGTCGTGATGTGGGCAAGCGCGCCTGTGGTCACAACTTTGTTTTTCTTCCAAACGGAATCCATGAGCCTGTCGCGCCAGACGTGTGTCGACAAGTTCCGTAGCGTAGCCGTCGCGTAGCCGCATCTACCGCCATGTCGCGACACAGGTGGTCCGGCGAGAACTACTGGGGTTTTCCGGCGGTATGAAGCCTCTCCGCCATGGTGAAATCTCGTTCTTCGTCGATGTCTACCGCCTCGTAGGGGTCCATTTCCCACACCATCGTGTTGGACGTAATGCGGGCATCTTCGTCGAAGAACGCGGTGCGCTCGAAGATGTACATGTTGGAGTTCTCGAGGTAGATCGGGTCGAGATCCTGGGTAGGCACCAACTCGTCGGGGTTGTGGTTGACGGCTAGCAGGTGCTTGTCATAGAGGCGTGCCTGGATGCGGGTCGCAGTGAACAGACTGGTGCAATTCTCGTTTTCGAGGTAGGCGGAGACTGCGGCGTCGATGGTTTTTGCCGAGAGCAGCGGGTTTGTGCAGTGGGTCTGGATGAGGTGGCCAATCTCGGGGTGGTCGATAAGGAAGTCTTTGATTATCCAGTTGACAGAAATGTCGTGGCCTAAGAGTTCTGGCTTGCGCATTTCTACTGTGACTGACGGGAATTTCGACGCCGATTCGGCGATGGACTCGCTGTCGGTGTTGATGTATATGTTTCCGACCAGGTTGGCCTCCTCGAGCGATTGCAGAATTGTGTGAAATAGCGGCTGGCCTCCGAAGCTCCGCATGTTTTTTCCCGGAACCCGCTGCGATTCACCTTTGAGCGGGATGAGAGCATCGATTGTTGTCACGCTGGGGAGCTTCGGTCTCGGAGGTTCTCGATTTTGCTCGCGACATCTTTGATGCGGTGTGCGAAAAACAGCATGTCAGACGCAAACGCTACGAACCGATACCCATCGTCTATGGCCTCTTGCAGCTTGGCCTCGTCCGGGTCTACGACGTGGATCCCCGCCAGAACATCGGGGCGCGCTACAACCTTGCGCACCCGATCGAGTGCCGCAATGACGCTTGGATGGTCGAACTGTCCGGGATATCCGAGCGACGCCGACAGGTCGTATGGGCCGATGAAAAACCCGTCAACGCCATCGACTGCAAGGATTTCGTCGAGGTTGTCGACCCCCTCGACATGTTCGACCTGCATGATGCACACCAAGTCGTGTTCTATCCTCTTGAGATATTCGGGGAAACCGAGGCCGTATTCCTGCGCTCTTGCAAGGCCGACACCCCGGGAGCCGATCGGTGGGTATGTGGCAGCACTGACAATCGCCTCCGCTTGGCTCGCCGTGTTCACCATGGGAGCAATGATCCCCGCAGCCCCGGCGTCGAGCACCTTTTTGATCTCCGACGGATCGTGGCCGCTAAGCCGCACCAGTGTGGGGCACCCGGCGAGATCAGCCACCCTGATGATCTTGCCGCACTGTTCGATGGAGATAGTTGTGTGTTCAAGATCGATGCACAGCCAATCGAACGGTCCCCGAGCGAGTATCTCAACGAGAGACTCATCTCCCAGTTGGATCCAGGATCCTATGGTCGGACGTTCCGCCCCGATGAGATGTTTCAGTCCTGCCATGGGCTCGCAATTCGGTCGCTGGAGAAGATTCACTTAGGCCACCGTAGGGTAGCCTAAAGGCCAATTCGGTCTCCGCATCTTGAAGGGCCTGGCTTATGGGACAGCGCGCAATCGCGATCACCACATCCAATTTTGACATGACCAACCCGCTCCTCGAAGAGCTTCGGAGTGAAGGGTGGGAGATTGTTCGCAGCGACTACGGTCGAAAGCTCGCCGAGCAGGAAGTGAGCGATTTGCTATCGCAGTCGGGCATCGTTGGGATGGTTGCTGGCGTGGAGCTGCTCACCGAGGCCGTGTTCGCTGCCAACCCGGGCTTGCGAGTGATCTCTCGATGCGGGACCGGGTACGACTCGGTTGATCGTGTTGCGGCGGAGAATCATGGGATCATTTGCGTCAACACGCCAAACGCGCCTGCGGCCGCGGTTGCTGAACTGACTCTTGGGCTGATGTTGAGCGTTCTTCGCCGAATCGCTGAAGCCGATCGCAACATGAGGTCGGGTGTCTGGCAGGGATTGATGGGCTCACTTCTCGCAAGGCGCACCGTGGGCATCGTCGGGCTCGGTAGAGTCGGCCGCCGAGTTGCGGATCTCGTGAGTGCGTTTGGTGCGTCCGTCAGGTATTACGACCCAGAGATCGCCACCCCTGAGTACGACCGGGTTTCTTCGGTGGAGGAATTGGCTTCTCAGGTGGACGTCCTCACCGTTCATGTACCGCTCGATGACACGACGCGGGACTTGGTGAGCGCGGCCGTCATCTCAGCTTTACCGGAGGGATCGATCATCGTGAACGCTGCACGTGGTGGTGTTGTCGACGAGGCGGCGGTGGCCAGGGCGTTGGAATCGGGGAGTCTTGGCGGTGCAGCTTTCGACGTATTCGATCAAGAACCGTACGACGGCCCATTGCGCGCCTTCGACAACGTTGTCCTCACTGCTCACATGGGGTCGTACGCCCGTGAGGCCCGTGAGCTGATGGAAAGCGAGGCGCTGCGAAACCTTCTCAACGTGTTGCGTGAACTCGACAACAGAGGCACTGCGTGAGTTCGCTTGTCGACGTTGTCGATCTTGTCATATTCGACTTCGACGGCACAATCTGCAATTCAGCAAATGTCAAGACCGATGCTTTCTACGACCTTTACCTGGAGGAGCAGGGACCAGAGTTTGCTACTCGGGTTCGCGAGTACCACCTCCACCATGCCGGCGTATCGCGATTCACCAAGATCGAGTACATCGAAGAACACATGCTCGGTCACCCGTGCACCGAGGAGCGGTTACACGAGGTCGCCGACCGGTTCGGCGCTATCGTCACCGACAGAGTTGTGTCGGCTCAACTGATTCCTGGTGTTGCGGACTTTTTCGGCCGCTATGTTGGAACCGTTCCGATGGTCGTGGCATCGGCGGCCCCCACTGAGGAATTGCGCTTCATCGTGGCTGCTCGCGGGATCGGTTCCTGGTTCGACGAAGTGCAGGGCAGCCCTACGTCGAAGCCCGAGATCATCGCGAGCTACCTGAAGAGTCGGAAGGTCACCGGCGAGCGGACGGTCATCGTGGGCGACCAATTCTCCGATCTGGAGGCTGCCTCGGCAAACACGGTGATGTTCGTCGGGTACAGACTGCCCGACGAGGAACGAATGTTTTCAGACGGCACAACGGTGGTCCGCCATTTCAAGGACGTCGAAGATGCCGTCGTTGCTGTTGCTGTCGGAGCATCGTGAGTGGATCGGGTTGACGTGTGCTGGCCGCGCCCCCGTGCTGGTTTACTCCCCGCCGGGGATCAAGGAGCGGCAGTCCAAGAAGTCTCGTAGTCTTTGAGGTCCCAGCCATGTTTTTCTGTGTGGGCACCTAGGTCGCGGCCGCTACGAATCGAGCTCGCGGACACGTCAGCAACGACGAGTGGCGGCTCCACTGTGAACACCTTTGATGGAAACGCCACATCGATCTCTCGTAACGCGCCCGCATCGAATGGCCAGTCGAATCGGTCGATCGCGGCGAGCGCCTGGGCAAAAACCGATGCGTCGAGCGCGATTGCGTAACTTCCGTTTGCCATGGCGCCCGGGTGCCGCAAGCGGGTCGAGTATGACGAAAGCTTTGCCCGGTCGACCTGGGCACTACCGAGATAGACCAGCTTCCAGTCGTCGGGCAACTCGGGCCACGTTTGCGTAAAGCGCCTCCCGAATTCTCGGTGCAACATTACGTCGTCATCGAAAATGAGAATTCGTTCGAGACCTTGCGTTCCGGCCTCGTGCAAAAGTGCCTGCATGGTCTTGAGGTATCCCCACGCTCCACGCGACTCAATCAGCTTGGTGCCGGTGTACCGCTCTGGAGGAAGGTCGGGTTTCGTTGCGCAGTACCGATCCCATTCTTCGTCGAACTCAGCCGCGGTACCGTCGACAGCGGGGAAGCGTGAGAACTCTATTCCATGCCGCTCGAGCATGGCGGCGACATGCCTCATCTTCTCTGCATCGCGATCGAGGTTCAACACAAAAACACTATCGAACTCGGTTTGGAGACTGTGACTCCCAGCAGGTGTTCCGTGCCGGCGTTGCTGCAGAGTCGGAGTTTCCGGAAGAAGACCTTCGATGCGGGCTACCTGACCAGGCAGATGGGACATGGGACCAAGAAGCAACTCCTGGCGGATGTCTTCGACGCGAGAGGCCAGTCTCGATGTGTTTGTCGCGAGCTTCTTTGAGCGTGTGCGAATCTGAGCAAGGTCTGTACGGAACGCACGTAGCAATGAAATGATTGTTATCCCCAGCAAATACAGAGACCCGAAGAGAAACGCAGCCGCAATCCATGCCGCGCGTTGCCAGGTGATGGCATTGGTCAGTGTGAGAGCGATGACGACTGCGCCAGCTGCGCCTGCGCCGATGGATGCTCCGAGAAGCAGTCGTGTGGGCATGGAGGCAGTGTACCTGCGGATAATCCGGGTGCGACAGCTCTTGGGAGATGGGAGCAGGCGTTGCTAAGGGCATAAACGTGTCAGCGTGTTTCGCCGACTTCATGCGGCGTTTTAGCAGAGGTGAGATAGCATGCTTGCTGGGTCTGCGCGGAATGCGTGGGGGTTGGCGAGTTGGGAGTGCACTATGACGTCGGGGGATGAACAGCGAAAGTACCAGCAAGCGGGTCTGCCCAGCGTTTTTGCGGACAAGCGTGTCGTTATTGGGGGAGGGGCATTGCTGGTGGCCGTGATTGGGTTCGGCGTGTTTATGGCAGGCCGAAGCGGTAGCGATGAGAGCGTACCGACATCGACGACCCTGGTTGAGAGTCAGACCACATCGAGCATTGTCGCCGGCGTGACACCCACGACCGTGTCCGAAACCAGTGGTGGCGGAGACGCTGAAACGCCTGTTGCTACGTCCGCACCGGTCAGCGTCAACCCGCTCACCGGTGAAGCTCTTGACTCCGCTAACACCGGACAAGTCATCGCGGTGAAGGTCGACAATGGGCCGGCAGCGCAAGGCCAGATCGGGCTTCGCCAGGCGGGGGTGATTTTCGAAGTCCCTGTTGAGGGTGGCCTGACCCGATTCACCGCTCTGTTCTTTGACGACGTACCCATCGGGGTTGGGCCTGCCCGATCCTTGCGTCCAGTGGATGCCGACCTGCTCGGACCTTTCAGTCCGATCGTCATCACGACAGGTGGCCGACCCTGGGTTGTGCGCGACGTCGAGGCGGCCGGTGTGACGATCTTGTCGGATGCTGAGTTCTTCGACCAGATCGTGCGGCAGGCACCGAGCAATCTGCTTGCGTTGGCAGCGAAGGCAGACGCGACGTCGGTGGGAGGACCTCCCGGAGTACAACCGTTCCGTTTTGGAGACAGTTTCGATGGCGACCCAGTCTCGGTCATCAACATCCCGCTCTCTGGCGGCATGGACGTATCGTGGGCTGTGGGCGGCAATGGATGGGTACGCACCCAGAACGACTCGGTGTTCCAGGTCGCGGACACGTTCGACGGTGACATCAGCGACTTCTCCGTCGACACGGTGATTGTCATGATGGTTGCCCAGCGCTTCGCAGGCTACGAAGACTCGGCTGGTGCGCCGGTGCCGACATTCGATGTCATCGGGTTCGGACGGGTCATGGTGTTCTCTGACGGACAAGTCATCGAGGGCGAATGGCGCAGGGCTGCACAAGAGGACGGATGGATTTTCGTTTCGGATGCGGGTGAGGAGATCCTGATACCGAAGGGTCGGCTGTTTGTCGAGATTGTGCCCCGGTTCGTGGACATCACCTTCGAATAGATTTCGGGTCCTGCCGGTGTCGCGATTCTTGCGCACATCTTGAACATCCGTTAAAGATTTTGGCCCAAAAAGCCGATAGCGTTTGCGTGATGTTGGCTTCTCTCGAGTTTCTACACCGTCGCGTATCTCTTGTTATGGCTTTGTTCGTCGTTGCCGCGTTACTTGGGATCGCGGTCCCACAGGCGCAAGCGGGGGACACTTCAGAGATGTACTTTCCCGTTGTGGGTAAGGTCGACTATTCAGACACGTATGGTGCATGTCGCGGCACCGGGTGCCCTCGGACCCACCTCGGTGTCGACATCATAGCCGCCAAGCTCACACCTGTCGTTGCCGTAGCCGACGGGGTTGTCGGATGGGTAAAAGACACAGTTGGTGGGAACTGCTGCTCGATGTCAATCTCCCACGACGATGGCTGGGAGACCTACTACATCCACCTGAACAACGACACACCAGGTACCGATGACGGCCAGGGTATCGGGATCGCCGCGGGCATCGCACCCGGTGTTCACGTGCGTGCGGGGCAACTCATTGGTTGGGTTGGTGATTCTGGCAACGCAGAGGCCACCGCGTCGCATGTTCACTTCGAGCTACACACACCCGACGGCACCGTGGTGAATCCGACACCGTATGTGGACGCCGCGCCTCGGCTGACTGCTCCGCTGCCCGCCGAACAGGAGGGCCAGTTTTGGGACGATGACACCTCGATACACCGCTTTGCGATCGATAAGATCGCCGCCCTTGGTATTACAAAGGGCTGCAACCCACCCGCCAACGATAGATTCTGTCCAGACAGGTCGATCACTCGCGGCGAGATGGCTGCTTTCTTGAACCGTGCTCTGAACCTGCCAATCCCTGTTGAAGACTACTTCGGTAACGACGCTGACACCCCGTTTGAGGCGGATATCAACGCAGTCATGGAGGCCGGGATCGGTTTCGGTTGTTCCGAAAGTGACTTCTGCTCGCAGGACCTGCTGCGCAGAGAAGAACTCGCCGAGCTATTCACACGGGCCTTTGGTTACACCAACGACGAAGGTCTCGATCTGTTTGTCGATGACGAAGCGTCGGTGTTTGAGGATTCGATCAACAGACTCGGCGTTGCCGGCATCACGCTTGGGTGCAACCCACCCGACAACACGGAGTTCTGCCCATATCGGGAGCTGAGCCGGGCCGAGATGGCGACATTCTTTGTGAGAGCGCTCGACCTGTAACGTCCGCTCGATGGCCCGCCGTCATCGGACACCAAGGTTCCCATAGAGCTGGATTAGTTTCTCCGACTCGATGCCCCAATGGTTCTGTCGCCTTGCCCTCTGCGATGCGTCCTTGTATCGATCAAGGTCTTTCAGGATCGTCCGAGCGGCCTGCGCCAGGGCCGCAGGATCGGCGGGGTCGCACACCACACCCGATTCGGTTGTGTTCACGACGCGACCAATCTCGGGGGAGTCTGAGCCGATAATTGCGATACCGGCCATCATGTATTCGAAAAGTTTGTTGGGGAGCGACGTGTAGTAGCTGTACGACGAATTGATGATGTTGCACAGACCGATATCCGCAGCGGCTGTCCAGTCGAGCAGTTCGTCGTTCGGTATCGGTCCGAAGAACTTCACTCGATCTTGTAACTTGCGGTCCCTCACCGACTTTTCGAGTGTGGTGCGGTGATAGCCGTAACCGATGATCACGAGGACACCGATGTCGAGCATCGCGATAGCGTCGATTGCTGGTTCGATGCCGCGGTTTTCCTGGATCGAGCCTTGATATAGCAAGATGGGCTGATCTGCTGGAATTTCAAGCTCACCGCGAAGATCTCGCGGGACGTGATCACGAAGAGGTGGCGTGTTGATAATGGCGATGCTGTCGTCGGGCACCCAGCCGGTCTTTTTCTTGATCTCCGCGATCCATGAGGGGCTGGCAACGATCATCGCATCAGCGTTGGGGAGCCACTTTTTCTCATTCCACACAGCCCATTTTCGCCACCAGTAACCCATCCGGCTGCGTTCGGTGTGGAGTTCGTGTGAGTCGTACACCAGCCTTGCACCAGGGGAGCGCTTCTTGCACGTTGCCCCCACATACAACGTATTGAGGTCGTGGCTGTGGAATACGTCGGCCTTGGACCCAAGGCCAATCTCGATCATCCGGCGGTTGATAGCATACGTTTTCAGGGCCCGACCCTGGCGGCCGAGCAAGAACTTCAGCGACCGAACTACAAACCGCGCGGTTCTGGCAATGAACCGTAGAACCGGCGTCGAGAGTCTCCCCCATAGTCGGGCGGTCGCCGTCGGTGTCACTTGCGAGACTGACGATCTTGGGCTCGGCGTGGGCAAATTGGCACCCGGCGTAGCTGTTGATTCGGGCAGCACCTGCGCCATAGATCGGATGCGGTCCTCGTCGACGTCGTCTCCGGTAAGCCGCGCGTTGCGTTCTTCAATGGTGCCCGCATATCGGCTTGCCAGCCGGTTGAGTGTCCCGACGCCGAAACTCACTCGTGACACTCGGCGCACCTCGATACCATCGGGCTGAACCTCGTGCTCGGCTGTCACGGTCGGCACATGAATTGCAACAACAAGAACGTCATGTCCGTCTGCGATCAGCGATAGCGCCTCATTCGTGACGCGCGCGTCGTACTCGAACGAGTTTTTTACGAACATGCAGATCTTCACGGGCGGTGTCCTCGATTGCAGAAGTGCAAGGCTACACGGCTCGCCCTGGATCGGTCGGTCCGGTCCGTCGCTCGGATGACGCCATCTGAAGGTAGCGCGGGCCGAAAGCTACTGTGGCGCCGACCTCGAGGAATCACCGCCCACAGCGCAGCGCAAAATGCCCGAGGGTCGTTGAATAGCGGCGGTGGCTAGGGCAAAATGGTCATTCCTCGCACATGTGGTCCCGTGAGACACTGGCCGCTACAACTATTTGCAAGGGGTTTGCACAATGGGGAAAATGCGTTCTGTGAGCGCGGCGATCGCACTCATTTCTACGGTGCTTGTTGCACCGGTATCGGCGATCGACACGGTTCTAGCGATCGGCCCGGGATCTGATGCTCCGGTCGCTGCGTCCAGCGACCTACCACCGGGTGGCACCTTCACCGACGATGACGAGAACATCCACGAAGGCGCGATCGAAGCGATCGCCGCAGTTGGTATCACCAAGGGCTGCAACCCGCCGGCAAACGACAGATTCTGCCCAGGGTCTTCGGTCAGCCGTGGCCAGATGGCGGCGTTCTTAGTTCGTGCGCTTGGCCTGACTGCCGTATCTGGAGATAACACGTTTACCGACGACAATGCTTCTGAGTTCGAGGCGGATATTGAAAAGTTGGCGTTTGCCGGTATCACCAAAGGTTGTAACCCTCCAACGAACGATAAATTCTGTCCCGATGCCGTCGTGACCCGTGGCCAGATGGCAGCGTTCTTGGTGCGTGCATACGGCTACACCGCCGGGGCGGGTTCGAACCGATTCGACGACAACAACAATTCCAACTTCGAACTGGATATCGATCGTCTCGCAGCCGCCGGTATCACGCTCGGTTGCAACCCTCCCGAAAACAGCGAGTACTGCCCCAACGACCCGGTTCGTCGAGACCAGATGGCCACATTTTTGACCCGAACCGAAGGACTCACGCCCAACGTGCCACCACCCGCACAGGCCCTTACCGCAGTCAACATCGGATTCGTTTCCGGAGCAGTGCTGCTACTCACAAACCCTGGGCAGGACGACCTATTTATTGTTAGCAAGTCTGGTCGTATCGAGATCATGCAGCCCGGCGGTGGACCGACCTCCGTGTTCCTCGATATCACAGCGAAGGTCAGCGACGGCGGAGAGAAGGGTCTATTGGGTATGGCCTTTCACCCTGACTACACGAGCAACGGCAAGTTCTACGTGTACTACTCGACGACCGGTACCCACCGAAGTCGAGTGTCCGAATTCACCGTGTCCGCAAATTCGCTTGTCGCCAACAACTCCGAAAAGGTCATTATCGATGTTGTGCAACCGGCCAGTAACCACAACGGCGGCATGATTCAGTTTGGACCCGACGGCTACCTGTACATTGGATACGGTGACGGTGGCGGAGGAGGGGATACCTACGCAAACGGTCAGAATATCGACTCGTTGCTCGGTGGAATGGTTCGCATCGATGTCGATGGTGGTGACCCGTATGCAATCCCCTCGGATAACCCCTATGTTGGAACTGCAGGCGCAGATGAGCTGTGGGCTATCGGGCTTCGCAACCCGTGGCGGTGGACGTTTGCGGGTGACAAACTCATCATTGCGGATGTTGGCCAGGAGACACGCGAGGAAATCAACATTGTCGATGCGGCGCAAGCAGGTGTAAACTATGGCTGGTGCCGTTACGAGGGTTCGCTGTCATTCTCGACTGCCGCAAAGTGCCTCGGCGGATCCAACTTCACGTTCCCGGCGCTTGAGTACAGCACAGAGAGCGAAGGGTGCGCCGTCGCAGGTGGTGTGGTTGGTACCAACCCCGACATTCCACGCATTAACGGTCGCTACTTTTACGGTGACGCGTGTCAGGGATGGGTAAAGAGCTTTCAGATTTCTGGAAACTCGGCCATCAACCAAAAGGATTGGACCACCGAACTCGGACTCAGCGGTGGCGGGACGTGGGGCTTTGGCACCGACAACGACGGCAACGTGTACATCCTGCGTGGCGGTTCGATTCTGATGATTCAAGTCGCCACACCGTGACGTTCCTAGGCCATCGAGTACCGCTTTCGCGATTCGCAGCGGCCATGGCTGCCGCCGCGCTCGTTTCGTCGGTTCTCAGTGGTCAAGCATTCGCTGACGTTGCGACAATCGAGTCGGCAAGCGAGGGTGTTGGGGGGCCCACGTTCGTTGAGTCCTGGGGCTGTGGTGAACCGGCGACGACCAACCCCAAAGCAACAAAGACCGGATGGCTTTCCGACTCAGAGTTGTTGCGCGGACCGCGTGCAGACTTTTTCGGACGAACGGTGGGCCAGATACGGGATGTTTTGGTGCCGTGGGAAATCCCGATGAGCGGCGGTACGACGCGCCTGGTCCACGTTCGTGCGCTTCCGGCGTTTCAGCAGGTCACCGCAAACCTCGCTGCTGAGCAGGCGAAGGGGAACTGGTATGCCGTGCGCGGCTGGCATTCGTACGGGTTTACGCCTCGGACCATTGCAGGCCGGACCCGCATCTCGTTTCATACTTTTGGAAACGCTATGGATATCAATTCCACGACGAACCCCTACCGCGCCGACGGAGTTCTGGTCACCGACATGCCAACGTGGTTCGTGCAAGCCTGGCAGGACGCCGGGTTTTGTTGGGGTGGCGACTGGCAGAGCGTGAAAGACCCGATGCACTTCTCCTGGATGGGCCCGGCGTTCACGCCGGGCTACAACCAGGAACTCCTCTCGTACCCTCCTCTCACCGCACAGGCGGATTTCACGACAAGAGCTCAAACGACTTCGACAGAGTTCGGAGTTGTTGGCGCGGACCATCGGACGATTGCGGATGGGAACGGCAACGGCGTTCGCGACATCTATAACGTTCGCGATGGCAACGGGGGTGTCATTGTTGAGTACTCACGCTCCGACAAAGCCAACGAGTGGTGTGCTGTGTCGCGACTCTTTGCCCCCGACGTGTCGGTTGCCGGGCGTGAGGTCGTGCTCGGCGACTTCTACGGCAAGGGTCGTAACGATTTGTGGTTTCTCGACGATTCAGGTGCGACGCTAGAAGTTGAGATCGTGGATCGAGCGGCAGGTTACGAAGAGTCGGTCGTTCTCCAAACCGCAATCCCGGTCGGGTCGGACGACACGTATCTCGCCGGCGACTACAACCGTGATGGCCGGATGGACCTATTTGTCATCCGGTCGGTCGGGTCCGTCACCCGAGTAGAGGTGTGGAGCGGAGCAACCCTGTTCCTCATCCCGCTGAAAGACACCGACACCGGCCTCGGTGACACGCAGGGGTGGAGTTTTTCGCTCGACGATCGCGATCTTGACCGTAGGCCAGACCTGGTTGCGGCTCACAAGGTCGGTAACGCCCTCCAGTTACTCATCCTGACGTATGCGAACGGATATGTTGGGACGCCCGAGAACATAGTGATTGCGAGCGACCTCGTTATCGCCGACCTTGCGTT is a window of Acidobacteriota bacterium DNA encoding:
- a CDS encoding 2,4-dihydroxyhept-2-ene-1,7-dioic acid aldolase; the encoded protein is MAGLKHLIGAERPTIGSWIQLGDESLVEILARGPFDWLCIDLEHTTISIEQCGKIIRVADLAGCPTLVRLSGHDPSEIKKVLDAGAAGIIAPMVNTASQAEAIVSAATYPPIGSRGVGLARAQEYGLGFPEYLKRIEHDLVCIMQVEHVEGVDNLDEILAVDGVDGFFIGPYDLSASLGYPGQFDHPSVIAALDRVRKVVARPDVLAGIHVVDPDEAKLQEAIDDGYRFVAFASDMLFFAHRIKDVASKIENLRDRSSPA
- a CDS encoding phosphoglycerate dehydrogenase — translated: MGQRAIAITTSNFDMTNPLLEELRSEGWEIVRSDYGRKLAEQEVSDLLSQSGIVGMVAGVELLTEAVFAANPGLRVISRCGTGYDSVDRVAAENHGIICVNTPNAPAAAVAELTLGLMLSVLRRIAEADRNMRSGVWQGLMGSLLARRTVGIVGLGRVGRRVADLVSAFGASVRYYDPEIATPEYDRVSSVEELASQVDVLTVHVPLDDTTRDLVSAAVISALPEGSIIVNAARGGVVDEAAVARALESGSLGGAAFDVFDQEPYDGPLRAFDNVVLTAHMGSYAREARELMESEALRNLLNVLRELDNRGTA
- a CDS encoding DUF3048 domain-containing protein is translated as MTSGDEQRKYQQAGLPSVFADKRVVIGGGALLVAVIGFGVFMAGRSGSDESVPTSTTLVESQTTSSIVAGVTPTTVSETSGGGDAETPVATSAPVSVNPLTGEALDSANTGQVIAVKVDNGPAAQGQIGLRQAGVIFEVPVEGGLTRFTALFFDDVPIGVGPARSLRPVDADLLGPFSPIVITTGGRPWVVRDVEAAGVTILSDAEFFDQIVRQAPSNLLALAAKADATSVGGPPGVQPFRFGDSFDGDPVSVINIPLSGGMDVSWAVGGNGWVRTQNDSVFQVADTFDGDISDFSVDTVIVMMVAQRFAGYEDSAGAPVPTFDVIGFGRVMVFSDGQVIEGEWRRAAQEDGWIFVSDAGEEILIPKGRLFVEIVPRFVDITFE
- a CDS encoding acylneuraminate cytidylyltransferase family protein; translation: MTTIDALIPLKGESQRVPGKNMRSFGGQPLFHTILQSLEEANLVGNIYINTDSESIAESASKFPSVTVEMRKPELLGHDISVNWIIKDFLIDHPEIGHLIQTHCTNPLLSAKTIDAAVSAYLENENCTSLFTATRIQARLYDKHLLAVNHNPDELVPTQDLDPIYLENSNMYIFERTAFFDEDARITSNTMVWEMDPYEAVDIDEERDFTMAERLHTAGKPQ
- a CDS encoding glycosyltransferase family 25 protein, which codes for MPTRLLLGASIGAGAAGAVVIALTLTNAITWQRAAWIAAAFLFGSLYLLGITIISLLRAFRTDLAQIRTRSKKLATNTSRLASRVEDIRQELLLGPMSHLPGQVARIEGLLPETPTLQQRRHGTPAGSHSLQTEFDSVFVLNLDRDAEKMRHVAAMLERHGIEFSRFPAVDGTAAEFDEEWDRYCATKPDLPPERYTGTKLIESRGAWGYLKTMQALLHEAGTQGLERILIFDDDVMLHREFGRRFTQTWPELPDDWKLVYLGSAQVDRAKLSSYSTRLRHPGAMANGSYAIALDASVFAQALAAIDRFDWPFDAGALREIDVAFPSKVFTVEPPLVVADVSASSIRSGRDLGAHTEKHGWDLKDYETSWTAAP
- a CDS encoding M23 family metallopeptidase; translation: MLASLEFLHRRVSLVMALFVVAALLGIAVPQAQAGDTSEMYFPVVGKVDYSDTYGACRGTGCPRTHLGVDIIAAKLTPVVAVADGVVGWVKDTVGGNCCSMSISHDDGWETYYIHLNNDTPGTDDGQGIGIAAGIAPGVHVRAGQLIGWVGDSGNAEATASHVHFELHTPDGTVVNPTPYVDAAPRLTAPLPAEQEGQFWDDDTSIHRFAIDKIAALGITKGCNPPANDRFCPDRSITRGEMAAFLNRALNLPIPVEDYFGNDADTPFEADINAVMEAGIGFGCSESDFCSQDLLRREELAELFTRAFGYTNDEGLDLFVDDEASVFEDSINRLGVAGITLGCNPPDNTEFCPYRELSRAEMATFFVRALDL
- a CDS encoding HAD family hydrolase; this translates as MSSLVDVVDLVIFDFDGTICNSANVKTDAFYDLYLEEQGPEFATRVREYHLHHAGVSRFTKIEYIEEHMLGHPCTEERLHEVADRFGAIVTDRVVSAQLIPGVADFFGRYVGTVPMVVASAAPTEELRFIVAARGIGSWFDEVQGSPTSKPEIIASYLKSRKVTGERTVIVGDQFSDLEAASANTVMFVGYRLPDEERMFSDGTTVVRHFKDVEDAVVAVAVGAS